A single window of Bacteroidales bacterium DNA harbors:
- a CDS encoding T9SS type A sorting domain-containing protein produces the protein MIFLKNTVLTSISIRNLLLLLIFCTGSLFARQFDPQTGYIPVDQRNGKFVKDSTYFYNWDVLSLGWANVERYKVTERDQFGNYIRALTTAFDQESATWVNQKRRENNYYDSINPHYILGFIWDSKAENWKMSDSIYYNTQRNPVISWYKIWDANKFRFSQGRRVFYQYTENNLPFQYDTDNFDTLSGSWKKYQQVHFTHNENDLLHQQLLKLWKDNFFWEDSLRTTYMYNNENHVGEVLQESWTDEGAWENTRKTIQFYTGFGSPEEVIQLKWNGQTQGWDSLSYSYYTYDGQERPETIIQQKWDDYVNGWLNHSKTMNFYDESGNRVSILQQYWDAFGNFWVNLSNSAYSFDEDGNAIGFTYQFWDEDSEQWFNIYKDESWWSFFEPASVQDASLPQISVFPIPALQFIQIDIQEFYTDCQLTIYNSNGIPVIRQSIVNPDQRIDVSALPAGMYFVELVVDGRFAVRKVMVN, from the coding sequence ATGATATTTTTAAAAAATACGGTATTGACAAGCATATCCATTAGAAATCTGCTTTTATTGCTGATTTTTTGCACCGGTTCCCTGTTTGCCCGGCAATTTGACCCGCAAACGGGATATATACCAGTGGATCAGCGCAATGGCAAGTTTGTGAAGGACTCCACCTACTTTTACAACTGGGATGTCCTGTCACTTGGCTGGGCTAATGTAGAGCGCTACAAAGTGACCGAGCGTGACCAGTTTGGCAATTACATCAGGGCTTTAACCACTGCTTTTGACCAGGAAAGTGCGACCTGGGTCAACCAGAAACGCCGGGAAAATAATTACTACGACAGTATCAATCCCCACTATATTCTTGGTTTTATCTGGGATTCAAAAGCTGAAAACTGGAAGATGTCGGATTCCATTTATTACAATACACAACGAAACCCTGTCATCTCCTGGTATAAAATTTGGGATGCCAATAAGTTCAGGTTTTCTCAGGGGAGAAGGGTTTTCTATCAATACACCGAAAATAACCTGCCGTTCCAATACGATACTGACAATTTTGATACGTTGAGCGGAAGCTGGAAGAAATACCAGCAGGTTCATTTTACCCACAACGAAAATGATCTTTTACACCAACAACTCCTGAAACTCTGGAAAGATAACTTTTTTTGGGAAGACAGCCTTCGGACAACCTACATGTACAACAATGAAAACCATGTTGGTGAGGTATTACAGGAATCATGGACTGATGAAGGTGCGTGGGAAAATACCCGAAAGACCATTCAGTTTTACACTGGTTTTGGAAGTCCGGAAGAAGTCATTCAGCTGAAATGGAACGGTCAAACCCAGGGTTGGGACAGCCTTTCCTACAGCTATTACACTTACGACGGGCAGGAGAGACCGGAGACCATCATACAGCAAAAATGGGACGACTATGTCAATGGATGGCTAAACCATTCAAAAACAATGAACTTCTATGATGAATCTGGAAACAGGGTTTCAATCCTGCAACAATACTGGGATGCGTTTGGCAACTTTTGGGTCAATCTTTCCAATAGCGCCTACAGCTTTGATGAGGATGGAAACGCCATTGGATTCACCTATCAGTTTTGGGATGAAGATTCAGAACAATGGTTCAACATTTATAAAGATGAAAGCTGGTGGTCCTTTTTCGAACCGGCCTCGGTTCAGGATGCCAGCCTTCCGCAGATTTCGGTTTTTCCCATTCCGGCTTTACAGTTTATTCAGATTGACATTCAGGAATTTTACACTGATTGTCAACTGACAATCTACAACAGCAATGGGATTCCTGTCATCAGACAATCGATTGTCAATCCTGATCAGAGGATTGATGTTTCAGCCTTACCGGCAGGAATGTACTTTGTAGAATTGGTTGTTGACGGACGCTTCGCCGTAAGAAAAGTGATGGTCAACTAA
- a CDS encoding SusC/RagA family TonB-linked outer membrane protein — protein MKKILSTLFLCLIFAGAGFSQQRTITGIVTSEEDGSSLPGVTVLVKGTLTGTATRIDGKFTLPGVSSDAVLVFSFIGFENVEVPVGENTTFNIKLLPKLAEMEEVVVTALGITRQKREIGYSTEQIGDEVLLESKAPNVLNAIAGRAAGVQISQPDGVEGGSTRIVIRGNNNIGADNQPLIVVDNVPMENVPGLTNIGRGVDWGSAINDLNVFDIETMTVMKGGAASALYGSRGANGVVFITTKRGTKQKGIGVTYNMDYRITQPYRYREVQNTYGHGGPISFTQPTFPMSGDTLLYPGIYGNENLIINQDGETSSTSAEFGYYGSSVSWGPKMEGQMVKWWDGQMRPYSPQPDNLKIPFESGYTITHNIAATGGGDKGTMRVSITRQDNKPIVDNSNFDRTTINLGANLNISSKLRTDLTISFVNYNRLNSPMLGEDGNSFSKGLLYSWPRSYQGIDKENYINPDGSQNPQEGYPFYYINKTIWWDYYNNNTTLARDKYTAALTLIYDITPWLQALGRVGRDFTIEQFETRNKPIDAIGLMNGYYSNSLSRNIGDNYDFTLTAQKEKFLGTKMDVTMTAGASRWNNDYYYIGGHSGTWYYPNMYTFFNFTENTYTTDPNNNTIVEQFGNSAGSMIPNEGIIRKRHNSVYSFLNLSYDNYLFLELTGRNDWSSTLPPESNSYFYPSVSLSFIATEVVDFQSSMPWFNFMKIRGGLAQTATDADPYLRTFYYNTSLFGGQQSSEFPSTIPPLNLKPQRVNSFEAGINLGFLDNVIDVDFTYYYLYSFDQIIPNLPVPSSSGATTIMTNEGVLTNEGFEIILNTVPVKNKDWIVRTGINLARNRNKVVSLGGDADTYLLADIWGLNGPAMILNEGDEFGTISGYDYIYDDNGNRVVNDEGTKYLITDTRVPIGNASPDFIAGWNASAEFKGFRLTALIDTKWGGDIYAGSYVIGLQTGQSPETLVEREGGGLPYTDPDGNTSNIGIILDGVHEDGTPNTTVVHYYYKYLPNAGGWGKFVSTPGIIENTWVKMREISLSYTIPQKFLGKTKVFQNLTLSITGRDLFYIYTTLPDQINPEGIMGSGNAQGFEWASFPGTRSWIFGLSASF, from the coding sequence ATGAAAAAAATTCTATCCACTCTTTTTTTATGCCTGATTTTTGCGGGTGCAGGTTTTTCTCAACAACGAACAATTACAGGAATCGTCACATCAGAAGAGGACGGGTCGTCACTTCCGGGTGTTACGGTGTTGGTTAAAGGAACGCTTACGGGCACTGCTACTCGTATTGACGGCAAATTCACGCTACCGGGTGTTTCATCCGATGCGGTCCTTGTTTTCAGCTTTATTGGTTTTGAGAACGTGGAGGTGCCGGTTGGAGAAAACACTACATTTAACATCAAACTTCTCCCAAAGCTGGCCGAAATGGAGGAAGTGGTGGTTACTGCATTGGGTATAACCCGGCAGAAACGTGAAATAGGCTATTCAACAGAACAAATCGGGGATGAAGTGTTGCTGGAATCCAAAGCGCCAAACGTGCTGAATGCCATTGCCGGAAGGGCTGCCGGGGTTCAGATTTCTCAGCCTGACGGCGTTGAAGGCGGTTCCACCAGGATTGTAATCAGGGGAAACAACAACATTGGGGCCGACAACCAGCCACTGATTGTGGTGGACAATGTGCCGATGGAAAACGTTCCCGGTCTGACCAACATTGGTCGTGGGGTGGACTGGGGCAGTGCCATCAATGACCTGAACGTGTTCGACATCGAGACCATGACTGTAATGAAAGGAGGAGCAGCGTCGGCATTGTATGGCTCACGGGGCGCCAATGGAGTGGTCTTTATTACTACTAAACGTGGTACAAAGCAAAAGGGGATCGGAGTGACTTACAATATGGATTACAGGATCACCCAACCCTACCGCTACAGGGAAGTCCAGAATACATATGGTCACGGCGGCCCAATTTCGTTTACTCAACCCACCTTCCCCATGTCAGGTGATACCCTGCTTTACCCCGGAATTTACGGCAACGAAAACCTGATCATCAACCAGGATGGCGAAACATCAAGTACTTCGGCTGAATTTGGTTACTACGGTTCTTCGGTTTCATGGGGGCCAAAGATGGAAGGGCAAATGGTAAAATGGTGGGATGGCCAAATGAGGCCTTACTCCCCACAACCCGACAACCTGAAGATCCCCTTCGAAAGTGGCTATACCATCACCCATAATATTGCAGCCACAGGCGGAGGAGACAAAGGAACCATGAGGGTTTCGATCACCCGCCAGGACAACAAGCCCATTGTGGATAACAGCAACTTCGACCGCACGACAATCAATCTTGGCGCAAACCTGAACATCAGCAGCAAACTCAGGACTGATCTTACGATCTCCTTTGTCAATTACAACCGTCTGAACAGCCCCATGCTCGGCGAAGACGGGAATTCATTCAGCAAGGGGCTGCTCTATTCATGGCCAAGGAGTTACCAGGGCATTGACAAGGAAAACTATATCAACCCTGACGGATCACAAAATCCACAGGAAGGATATCCTTTTTATTATATCAACAAAACAATCTGGTGGGATTATTATAATAACAACACCACACTTGCCCGTGACAAATACACAGCTGCATTAACGCTGATCTATGACATCACCCCCTGGTTGCAGGCGCTGGGGCGCGTTGGCAGAGATTTCACCATCGAGCAGTTTGAAACCCGCAATAAACCCATCGATGCCATCGGCCTGATGAATGGGTATTACAGCAACAGCTTGTCAAGAAATATTGGCGACAATTACGATTTTACGCTCACTGCACAAAAAGAGAAATTCCTGGGAACGAAAATGGATGTTACAATGACCGCCGGAGCGAGCCGGTGGAATAATGACTATTATTACATTGGCGGCCATTCAGGCACATGGTACTATCCCAACATGTACACCTTTTTTAATTTCACCGAAAACACCTATACCACAGATCCCAACAACAATACGATTGTTGAGCAGTTTGGAAATTCAGCCGGATCGATGATCCCCAATGAAGGAATTATCCGGAAGAGGCATAATTCCGTTTATTCTTTTCTCAATCTGTCCTATGACAATTATCTCTTCCTCGAACTCACAGGGCGAAACGACTGGTCGTCAACGCTCCCTCCGGAAAGTAACTCGTACTTTTACCCATCCGTTTCCCTGAGTTTTATTGCAACCGAAGTAGTTGATTTTCAATCGTCAATGCCTTGGTTCAACTTTATGAAAATCAGGGGAGGGTTAGCTCAGACCGCAACAGATGCTGATCCGTATTTGCGGACTTTTTATTACAACACCTCCCTCTTCGGAGGTCAGCAATCATCAGAATTTCCCTCTACCATCCCGCCACTCAACCTGAAGCCTCAGCGGGTAAATTCTTTTGAGGCCGGTATCAATCTCGGTTTCCTGGATAATGTGATCGATGTTGATTTTACCTATTATTACCTGTACTCTTTCGATCAGATTATTCCCAATCTCCCTGTACCCAGTTCGTCCGGCGCTACAACAATTATGACCAACGAAGGTGTGCTCACGAATGAAGGGTTTGAAATTATCCTCAATACTGTCCCGGTGAAAAATAAGGACTGGATAGTAAGAACAGGGATCAACCTGGCGCGGAACCGCAATAAGGTGGTCAGCCTTGGCGGCGACGCCGATACTTATTTACTGGCCGACATCTGGGGGTTGAACGGCCCGGCGATGATCCTGAACGAGGGAGATGAGTTCGGAACCATCAGCGGATACGATTATATTTATGATGACAACGGTAACCGGGTGGTAAATGACGAAGGCACCAAATACCTGATCACCGACACCCGTGTTCCGATTGGCAATGCATCGCCGGATTTCATCGCCGGATGGAATGCCTCTGCTGAGTTCAAAGGATTCCGGTTGACCGCGCTGATTGACACCAAATGGGGTGGCGATATTTATGCCGGTTCTTATGTGATTGGGCTGCAGACCGGGCAGAGTCCCGAAACACTTGTCGAACGCGAAGGGGGCGGACTGCCCTATACCGATCCCGACGGGAATACAAGCAACATTGGAATCATCCTCGACGGTGTTCATGAAGATGGAACTCCCAACACTACAGTTGTTCACTACTATTACAAATACCTGCCCAATGCCGGTGGCTGGGGGAAATTCGTTTCCACACCCGGGATCATCGAAAATACCTGGGTGAAAATGAGAGAAATCTCACTTTCTTACACCATTCCCCAGAAGTTTTTAGGTAAAACGAAGGTGTTTCAAAACCTGACCTTATCGATAACTGGCCGGGATTTGTTTTACATCTACACTACCCTTCCAGATCAAATCAACCCGGAAGGCATTATGGGATCGGGCAATGCGCAGGGCTTCGAATGGGCTTCATTCCCGGGAACCAGATCCTGGATTTTTGGATTAAGTGCTTCATTTTAA
- a CDS encoding SusD/RagB family nutrient-binding outer membrane lipoprotein, protein MKNIRYILLTSIYIILALFSSCTKDFDEINTNPQGFTTASDGSLFNSVIKSLQPGWNEQFYIYNEILYKQTEMAALTKEAWGNFTIGTEEIWGNYYLTLPEIRDLEKRLEDYLVAYDDTLVIANVNNMKAMLKIVIALKTFKVTDLFGDMPFSEAGYGFQDLALLYPKYDKQRDIYLQLLDDLEWADEHIDETVPQKEPFTSFKAFDKLFNGDLLLWKKLANSLRLRHALRMSEKEPEIAGNIIKDVIENNRPIFFGYDFITPVLESACLWPSAMGFKNESLNWSFREHNNLRLGTNIWRLLSAHDSTDGSGIFDPRAFIFFETNNANKWVAYPQLPDINTPSSGGIPYGTHRDQVGAFEIKGETNIYSPFNYFIVRDEDYMPIPIITGAEIHYIKSEIYFRGIGVTEDKMQAEIEYLNGINSSVEWWMNVAENSRLPSSGMTFPEMISIPSNLSSSSVQFRFGFWNATSDEEKLRFIYTQRCIDSFRQPAELYALARRTGMTPRQGDPIAHFRLPYPPSEAENNSANWMQAIANQGGDTPEFKIWWIP, encoded by the coding sequence ATGAAAAATATCAGATACATACTTCTTACTTCAATTTACATTATTCTTGCATTGTTCTCCTCCTGCACCAAAGATTTCGATGAGATTAACACTAACCCACAAGGATTTACCACTGCCAGCGACGGGTCACTTTTCAACAGCGTGATTAAATCCTTGCAACCGGGGTGGAACGAACAGTTTTACATTTACAATGAGATACTCTACAAACAAACCGAAATGGCGGCGCTGACCAAGGAAGCCTGGGGGAATTTTACCATCGGCACAGAGGAAATATGGGGCAATTACTACCTTACGCTACCCGAAATCAGGGATTTGGAAAAACGGTTGGAAGATTACCTTGTAGCCTATGATGATACGCTGGTGATAGCCAATGTCAACAATATGAAAGCAATGCTTAAAATTGTTATTGCTCTGAAAACCTTCAAAGTGACTGATCTTTTTGGTGATATGCCATTTTCGGAAGCTGGTTATGGATTTCAGGATCTCGCATTGCTCTATCCCAAATACGATAAACAGCGGGATATTTACCTGCAACTGCTCGATGACCTGGAGTGGGCTGATGAACACATCGACGAAACAGTGCCCCAAAAGGAACCTTTCACCTCCTTCAAGGCATTTGACAAGTTGTTTAACGGCGATTTACTCCTTTGGAAAAAGCTGGCCAATTCGCTCAGATTACGTCATGCGCTGCGGATGTCAGAAAAAGAACCTGAGATTGCCGGTAATATCATTAAAGATGTGATTGAGAACAACAGGCCGATATTTTTCGGTTACGATTTTATAACACCAGTTCTTGAAAGTGCCTGCTTATGGCCTTCGGCGATGGGTTTTAAGAACGAAAGCCTCAACTGGTCTTTCCGCGAGCACAACAACCTCAGGTTGGGAACAAACATCTGGCGATTGCTTTCCGCTCACGACAGCACCGACGGAAGCGGGATTTTTGACCCACGTGCGTTTATTTTCTTTGAAACCAATAACGCCAACAAATGGGTTGCGTACCCGCAACTGCCTGATATCAATACCCCTTCTTCAGGCGGCATCCCCTACGGTACCCATCGTGACCAGGTAGGCGCTTTTGAGATCAAAGGAGAAACCAACATCTACTCACCGTTCAACTATTTTATTGTAAGAGACGAAGATTATATGCCCATTCCGATCATTACCGGTGCTGAAATTCATTACATCAAATCTGAAATCTATTTCCGTGGAATCGGGGTTACTGAAGACAAAATGCAGGCAGAAATAGAATACCTCAACGGAATAAACTCCTCGGTTGAGTGGTGGATGAATGTGGCTGAAAACTCAAGATTGCCTTCATCAGGAATGACTTTCCCCGAGATGATCAGTATTCCTTCAAACCTGAGCTCATCCTCAGTTCAATTCCGGTTTGGCTTTTGGAACGCGACTTCTGATGAAGAGAAGCTGAGATTCATCTATACCCAGAGATGCATCGATTCATTCAGACAGCCGGCTGAGTTGTATGCACTTGCAAGACGGACAGGCATGACCCCCCGGCAAGGTGATCCAATCGCGCATTTCCGTTTACCCTATCCGCCTTCGGAAGCAGAAAATAACTCCGCAAACTGGATGCAGGCGATTGCCAACCAGGGTGGCGACACCCCGGAGTTTAAAATCTGGTGGATACCGTAA
- a CDS encoding T9SS type A sorting domain-containing protein produces MKKIYNQMLALMVTIFLLSPVLVQSQSNQYLHFDKVDDYVILQNASQYFSGTTQLTITGWFYCDALSYGQGYMGFRAGSGTAEFYLIQLNNGMMECRLLTTTGLHEYVAPANTVIPQIWQHIAWVFDVNSIKLYVNGALKGSAAASGVFQGENVPFAIGKSTLGGFNFVYGGRVDEVSAWNKALSQTEIQDMMDNELTGNEEGLQLYYKFNQGEPGGNNTSITHLISEIGSGERDAELMNFALIGETSNFNGTLNPGYQAISFPQIPNHLTSDPPFAIEATATSGLEVFFEVLSGPATIDGNIVTLTGEPGEVSIRATQPGNSTFDPAIPVINNFMVLDPDTFVPEIDPRHPLPGDVFVSNLSQIRLTAKATIDYPELFWVQGVQFVINGQTIQANDPLGTGYFTGWWTPPAYGNYTISIVSSNNFGASATETVNVNITSSAYNMEVVAFEGVWLSPSNVTQVVEGELPSYLGAFSQVNATLEVSCPQNGCGEWDRVAHVEAMSLDGEWFEIIRYITPYGVPCSHQIDLTDYMSLLQGKVAFRLHCATLDNGFVYKLKLNYTEGQPDYLYSNVFNIWQDTYQFGDYANLQPVEDQNFQFPSNASAARLKLVSSGHGWGDLNTGNAAEFYNATHHIWVNGAQTFTQHNWSTCNPNPDGCQPQNGTWYHNRAGWCPGSIAPWFDYDMTPYISGGNATLKYVFYEQYVDFCHPNHPDCVTGVTCADCNDGFNPHLIVACNMVVFSDNYFVGIEKQDLNAEFTIRPNPSSGLVEVFSTRAKSGQNSVIKVMNMTGTTVEQFNWNGTAVQLDLSHHPKGVYFLLIQTNQKNEVKKLVIQ; encoded by the coding sequence ATGAAAAAGATTTACAATCAAATGCTCGCGCTGATGGTGACAATTTTCCTGTTGTCACCGGTTTTGGTCCAATCACAATCCAATCAGTACCTCCACTTCGACAAAGTGGACGATTATGTGATCCTGCAAAATGCCTCCCAGTATTTCTCAGGTACTACCCAACTAACCATCACCGGTTGGTTTTACTGCGATGCGCTTTCATACGGCCAGGGCTATATGGGATTCAGGGCAGGTTCCGGAACAGCGGAATTTTACCTGATCCAGCTGAACAACGGTATGATGGAATGCAGGCTGTTAACCACCACCGGACTGCATGAGTATGTGGCGCCGGCAAACACAGTAATACCTCAGATTTGGCAACACATCGCCTGGGTTTTTGATGTGAATTCCATAAAACTCTATGTGAACGGGGCACTAAAAGGGAGTGCTGCTGCCTCGGGCGTTTTCCAGGGTGAAAACGTTCCTTTCGCCATTGGCAAAAGTACATTAGGGGGTTTTAATTTTGTTTATGGTGGACGGGTTGACGAGGTTTCCGCCTGGAACAAGGCATTGTCTCAGACTGAAATTCAGGATATGATGGACAATGAACTGACCGGCAACGAAGAAGGTTTACAACTTTATTACAAGTTTAACCAGGGTGAGCCGGGTGGAAACAATACTTCGATCACCCACCTGATCAGTGAGATCGGCAGTGGAGAAAGAGATGCAGAACTGATGAACTTTGCACTGATTGGAGAAACATCCAACTTCAATGGTACCCTCAATCCCGGCTACCAGGCCATTTCCTTTCCTCAAATTCCCAATCATCTTACCAGCGATCCCCCATTTGCCATCGAAGCCACTGCTACCTCCGGCCTTGAAGTATTTTTTGAAGTCCTCTCCGGACCAGCTACCATTGATGGCAATATTGTGACATTGACCGGCGAACCCGGCGAAGTCAGCATCAGGGCAACCCAACCGGGAAATTCAACGTTTGACCCGGCCATTCCGGTGATCAATAATTTTATGGTGCTTGACCCGGACACCTTTGTGCCCGAAATTGACCCAAGACATCCGCTTCCCGGAGATGTTTTCGTGTCCAACCTCTCCCAGATCAGACTCACTGCAAAAGCAACCATTGATTATCCTGAACTATTTTGGGTGCAAGGCGTTCAATTTGTGATTAACGGGCAGACCATCCAGGCCAATGATCCGCTGGGAACCGGATATTTCACCGGTTGGTGGACTCCTCCGGCCTACGGAAATTACACCATTTCGATCGTATCGTCGAACAACTTTGGCGCCTCTGCCACCGAAACCGTGAATGTTAACATCACATCAAGCGCTTACAATATGGAGGTTGTAGCTTTCGAAGGTGTGTGGTTAAGTCCCAGCAATGTAACCCAGGTCGTTGAAGGCGAATTGCCCTCTTACCTGGGTGCTTTCAGCCAGGTCAACGCAACCCTCGAGGTGAGCTGCCCTCAGAATGGCTGCGGTGAATGGGACCGTGTGGCTCACGTTGAAGCCATGAGCCTTGATGGTGAATGGTTCGAAATCATCCGCTACATTACCCCTTACGGCGTGCCCTGTTCTCACCAGATTGATCTTACCGATTACATGTCGCTGCTTCAGGGAAAAGTTGCCTTCAGGCTTCATTGCGCCACACTTGATAATGGGTTCGTGTATAAACTAAAGCTTAATTACACGGAAGGACAGCCCGATTATCTGTACAGCAATGTATTCAACATTTGGCAGGACACCTACCAGTTCGGCGATTATGCCAACCTGCAGCCGGTGGAAGATCAGAATTTTCAGTTTCCTTCCAATGCATCGGCTGCACGCCTGAAACTGGTCTCGAGCGGTCATGGCTGGGGAGACCTGAACACGGGCAATGCAGCAGAATTTTACAACGCTACCCATCACATTTGGGTAAATGGGGCACAAACTTTCACCCAACACAACTGGAGCACCTGTAACCCAAACCCTGACGGATGTCAGCCACAAAACGGAACCTGGTACCACAACCGGGCCGGCTGGTGCCCCGGTTCCATCGCTCCCTGGTTCGACTATGACATGACCCCTTACATTTCAGGAGGAAATGCCACCTTGAAATATGTTTTCTACGAGCAATATGTTGATTTCTGTCACCCTAACCATCCTGACTGTGTGACCGGAGTGACCTGTGCCGACTGTAACGACGGGTTCAACCCTCACCTCATTGTTGCCTGCAACATGGTGGTTTTTTCAGACAATTACTTTGTTGGCATCGAAAAACAGGATTTGAACGCAGAATTTACCATCAGGCCTAACCCAAGCAGCGGACTTGTGGAGGTATTTTCAACAAGGGCAAAATCAGGGCAAAATTCAGTTATTAAGGTAATGAACATGACCGGAACCACGGTGGAACAGTTTAACTGGAACGGAACTGCTGTCCAACTGGATCTGTCACATCATCCCAAAGGTGTTTATTTCCTTTTAATCCAAACCAACCAGAAAAATGAAGTAAAAAAACTGGTCATCCAGTAA
- a CDS encoding histidinol-phosphatase, whose protein sequence is MQAKKIFVLLLLTITTLIISAQTRQNFRVPDIPGYLTLKGDFHMHTPFSDGTVWPADRVKEAWRDGLDVIAITDHVEYNPNKKDVSTDLNRPYEIAFPVAEKYGILLIRAAEITRSMPPGHFNAYFLTDANLLRHADVDSAFQAAADQGAYFIWNHPGWKAQQPDSTHWFPIHTEFHQKGWLHGIEVFNEKEFYPVVLRWATEKNLTCFANSDVHEPIDFLYDPSKKERRPMTLVFAKDRTTEAVKEAFFEHRTLAFFNDTLAGNEIWLKALIGQCIALQKSSIKINEKNEAVLILNNLSDIPFRLTGISTDDFSLPATIELNANSSTQVSVRNIKKTNLEGKQSQLAFTVKNALSGDGNPLTIGLNLKFHD, encoded by the coding sequence ATGCAAGCAAAAAAGATTTTCGTTTTATTACTGCTAACCATAACTACATTAATAATTTCCGCCCAGACCCGGCAAAATTTCCGGGTTCCCGATATTCCGGGCTACCTGACTTTGAAAGGTGACTTCCACATGCATACGCCATTCTCCGACGGAACGGTATGGCCTGCCGACCGGGTAAAAGAAGCCTGGCGAGACGGACTGGATGTGATCGCCATTACCGATCATGTGGAATATAATCCCAACAAAAAAGATGTCAGCACCGATTTGAACCGTCCTTACGAGATTGCCTTTCCTGTAGCTGAAAAATATGGAATCCTGCTGATTCGGGCAGCCGAAATCACCCGAAGTATGCCTCCAGGTCATTTTAACGCTTACTTTCTGACTGACGCCAACCTGCTCAGGCATGCTGATGTTGATTCTGCTTTCCAGGCTGCAGCCGATCAGGGTGCATATTTTATTTGGAACCACCCGGGTTGGAAAGCACAACAGCCCGATTCAACCCATTGGTTCCCCATCCACACCGAATTTCACCAAAAAGGCTGGCTGCATGGTATTGAAGTGTTTAACGAAAAGGAATTTTACCCGGTCGTATTACGCTGGGCAACAGAGAAAAACCTGACCTGTTTTGCCAATTCCGATGTGCATGAACCCATTGATTTCCTTTATGATCCCTCTAAAAAAGAACGCAGGCCGATGACCCTTGTTTTTGCAAAAGACAGAACTACCGAAGCCGTCAAAGAAGCATTTTTTGAGCACAGAACCCTCGCTTTTTTCAATGATACCCTGGCTGGAAATGAAATATGGCTGAAAGCGCTGATCGGGCAGTGTATCGCCCTGCAAAAAAGCAGCATTAAGATCAATGAAAAGAATGAGGCCGTACTGATTCTCAATAATCTCTCAGACATTCCTTTTCGACTAACAGGGATCAGCACCGATGATTTTTCACTCCCCGCCACAATTGAGCTTAATGCCAATTCCTCTACCCAGGTTAGCGTCAGGAATATAAAAAAAACAAATTTGGAAGGGAAGCAGTCACAGCTCGCTTTCACGGTGAAAAACGCATTATCAGGCGACGGAAATCCATTGACGATTGGATTGAATTTGAAATTCCACGATTGA